A genomic region of Gadus macrocephalus chromosome 5, ASM3116895v1 contains the following coding sequences:
- the LOC132458112 gene encoding tumor necrosis factor ligand superfamily member 10-like: MAISISFHCLGFIVLAAVFIQTITVVVSLMYLNNVLNTMRRSFSHSSMSCLMDANLRSAPGLEDPEDEAKKSDPCWPITQQLHYRIEKTMAERLHKDMFMLKKNRLTGGLPAMSPTGVRRVVAAHVTGVPCSSQPEVSRGSRGYLGERVGPWEGHRGLAFLQNMELGGWDLLVPRAGLYFIYSQTYFRLPSVGEAAGEARQHEDAQLVQYIYKKMSSYTVPILLMKSSRSVCWPRGPEPGLFSLHQAGTAHLQPADRLFITVSNVSTVVMDGRTSYFGAFLVG; the protein is encoded by the exons ATGGCCATTTCGATTTCTTTCCATTGTCTGGGCTTCATCGTGCTGGCAGCCGTGTTCATACAGACCATCACGGTTGTTGTTAGTTTGATGTATTTAAACAACGTGCTGAACACG ATGAGACGGAGCTTCTCCCACAGTAGCATGTCATGTTTGATGGACGCCAATCTGAGATCCGCGCCCGGGCTTGAGGATCCAGAGGACGAAGCGAAAAAGAGCGACCCCTGCTGGCCAATCACGCAACAGCTCCACTACCGAATAGAAAAG aCTATGGCTGAGAGACTCCATAAGGACATGTTCATGCTGAAGAAAA ataGGCTAACCGGGGGGCTTCCCGCCATGTCCCCGACGGGGGTCCGTCGCGTTGTAGCGGCCCATGTGACTGGCGTCCCCTGTTCCAGCCAACCAGAGG ttTCCCGGGGCAGCAGGGGGTACCTGGGGGAGCGCGTGGGGCCGTGGGAGGGTCACCGTggcctggccttcctccagaacATGGAGCTGGGGGGCTGGGACCTGCTGGTTCCCCGGGCCGGCCTGTACTTCATCTACTCCCAGACCTATTTCAGACTGCCCTCGGTGGGGGAGGCAGCGGGGGAGGCCCGGCAGCATGAAGACGCACAGCTGGTCCAGTACATCTACAAGAAG ATGAGCTCCTACACCGTCCCCATCCTGCTGATGAAGTCCTCCCGCAGCGTGTgttggccccggggcccggagCCGGGGCTCTTCTCCCTGCACCAGGCCGGCACCGCCCACCTGCAGCCCGCCGACCGTCTCTTCATCACTGTCAGCAACGTCAGCACTGTAGTGATGGACGGCAGGACCAGCTACTTTGGGGCCTTCCTTGTGGGTTAA
- the LOC132458108 gene encoding E3 ubiquitin-protein ligase MSL2-like — protein sequence MNPVNATALYLSASRAVFQCDPRRPQTFTEMYKLLLFFRQSLACLVCGKLLQDPIAPTHSECQHYVCSGCKGQKMQMKPLCSWCRDYSCFQENKQLSLLVQCYRKLCLYVTQSPLLQPISSQVGGSPELLALLEEVLFMTAEDSLDTEPDTEEPAPVDEAPCAIESLTPTEAPPVPAELSAPPQCSSSEPPWPGAQQDCNGTCVEELGPSSPELEVCELEEEQQQPSPGSLSAASSASCGAPEPGHAPGSYAPPQTSACSLLDEESSRELEEGEVLLLSVEEVLQTLDPIQPIADSPESPPESTHTHTHTHVHIPSDRGHTTQMYIRLDTGHNYTQIQPDRTRTLAGYGSAARTHAPVAPSDPAPCHPPFRPHRKRSRSESDRERVKPLPIASILQGATAPPDSPSVPQPQPHPHPHPHPQPSMAPSHTYSSLPNGSAPKPNRPSPNYTKGARKTTVDPAPKKPCGKPRSSGGPKPKDQRTKDQRGKDQRLPSGCLVPAVKPPYKKPVEKKGCKCGRATQNPSVLTCRGQRCPCYSNRKACLDCICRGCQNSYMANGEKKLEAFAVPEKALEQTRLTLGINLTSITAAALRNPGTATAIHGSHTHLLNVATATGSPMATAYLAPSPPKDPAYKDGLELLIG from the exons ATGAACCCTGTCAATGCAACCGCTCTGTACCTGTCCGCCAGTCGGGCCGTGTTCCAATGTGACCCGCGGAGACCCCAGACCTTCACAGAGATGTACAAGCTACTGCTCTTCTTCCGACAGTCCCTCGCATGTTTGGTCTGCG GCAAACTGCTTCAAGACCCAATTGCCCCCACACACTCGGAATGCCAGCACTATGTGTGCTCGGGATGCaaaggccaaaagatgcagatgAAGCCACTGTGCAGCTGGTGCCGGGACTACTCCTGCTTCCAGGAGAACAAACAGCTGTCTCTGCTGGTTCAGTGCTATAGGAAGCTGTGCTTGTACGTCACCCAATCCCCGCTgctgcagccaatcagcagccagGTGGGCGGGTCTCCAGAGCTCTTGGCCCTGCTGGAGGAGGTTTTGTTCATGACGGCCGAGGACTCTCTGGACACAGAGCCAGACACAGAGGAGCCCGCGCCAGTGGACGAAGCTCCCTGTGCTATCGAGTCCCTTACCCCCACTGAAGCCCCTCCCGTACCCGCAGAGCTGTCGGCCCCGCCGCAGTGCTCCTCCTCAGAGCCCCCATGGCCCGGTGCGCAGCAGGACTGCAACGGGACCTGCGTGGAGGAGCTGGGTCCCTCCTCCCCGGAGCTGGAGGTGtgtgagctggaggaggagcagcagcagccgtccCCGGGGAGCCTCTCCGCTGCGTCCTCGGCCAGCTGTGGCGCCCCGGAGCCGGGCCACGCCCCAGGGTCGTACGCCCCCCCGCAGACCTCGGCCTGCTCCCTCCTAGACGAGGAGTCTAGCAGGGAgctggaggaaggggaggttcTGCTCCTCAGCGTGGAGGAGGTCCTGCAGACGCTAGACCCCATCCAGCCCATCGCGGACTCGCCCGAGTCGCCGCCGGAgagcacccacacccacacacacacacacgtgcacatccCCTCGGACAGAGGGCACACGACACAAATGTACATACGCTTGGACACGGGGCACAACTACACACAGATCCAGCCGGACAGGACTCGCACGTTGGCCGGCTACGGTAGCGctgctcgcacgcacgcacccgtAGCCCCCTCAGACCCGGCCCCCTGCCATCCTCCGTTCCGACCCCACAGGAAGAGGTCTCGGTCGGAGAGCGACCGGGAGCGGGTGAAGCCTCTCCCCATCGCCTCCATCCTGCAGGGCGCCACCGCGCCGCCCGACAGCCCCTCcgtcccccagccccagccccacccacacccacacccacacccacagccGTCCATGGCACCCTCTCACACGTACTCCTCCCTCCCCAACGGCTCCGCCCCCAAACCCAACCGCCCCTCGCCCAACTACACCAAGGGCGCCCGTAAAACCACCGTAGACCCGGCGCCCAAGAAGCCCTGCGGCAAGCCTCGCAGCAGCGGAGGCCCCAAGCCCAAGGACCAGCGAACTAAGGACCAGCGTGGCAAGGACCAGCGGCTGCCCTCGGGCTGCCTGGTCCCTGCCGTCAAGCCCCCCTACAAAAAGCCTGTGGAGAAGAAGGGCTGCAAGTGTGGCAGGGCCACCCAGAACCCCTCTGTGCTGACGTGCCGGGGGCAGCGGTGTCCGTGCTACTCCAACCGGAAG GCGTGTCTGGACTGTATCTGCCGCGGCTGCCAGAACTCGTACATGGCCAACGGCGAGAAGAAGCTCGAGGCCTTCGCCGTGCCGGAGAAGGCGCTGGAACAGACGCGCCTCACGCTTGGCATCAACCTCACCAGCAtcaccgccgccgccctccGCAACCCGGGCACCGCCACCGCCATCCACGGGAGCCACACCCACCTCCTTAACGTCGCCACGGCAACGGGCTCCCCCATGGCCACGGCCTACCTTGCCCCCAGCCCTCCGAAGGACCCCGCGTACAAAGACGGCCTTgagctgctgattggctga
- the pccb gene encoding propionyl-CoA carboxylase beta chain, mitochondrial — protein MAAFSVARSSSLLISGLRTSFGGLARVKPGVVAATASQVSLQQQCRRYAVGQLSVKERIDKKRQEALLGGGQPRIDAQHKKGKLTARERIELLLDPESFVEYDMFVEHRCSDFGMEQDRNKFPGDSVVTGQGRINGRLVYVFSQDFTVFGGSLSGAHAQKICKVMDQAMMVGAPVIGLNDSGGARIQEGVESLAGYADIFLRNVLASGVVPQISMIMGPCAGGAVYSPALTDFTFMVKDTSYLFITGPDVVKSVTNEDVTQEELGGAKTHTAVSGVAHYAFENDVDALLNLRDFFNFLPLSNQDAAPVMESHDPSDRLVPAMDTIVPSETTKAYDMLDIIHAIVDEKNFFEIMPSYAKNIVVGFARMDGRTVGIVGNQPKVASGCLDINSSVKGARFVRFCDAFNIPIITFVDVPGFLPGTAQEYGGIIRHGAKLLYAFAEATVPKITIITRKAYGGAYDVMSSKHLRGDVNYAWPSAEVAVMGAKGAVQIIFRGKDSQVEAEAEYVEKFANPFPAAVRGFVDDIIEPSTTRKRICRDLEVLASKKQANPWKKHANMPL, from the exons ATGGCGGCCTTCTCCGTTGCACGAAGCAGCTCTCTTCTAATAAGTGGGCTTAGGACTTCTTTTGGAGGTTTGGCACGGGTAAAACCCGGTGTCGTCGCCGCCACTGCTTCCCAGGTTAGTCTACAACAACAATGCCGTCGGTATGCCGTTGGCCAGTTGTCCGTGAAAGAGCGGATAGACAAGAAGCGTCAAGAGGCTCTGCTCGGGGGAGGTCAACCTAGGATTGATGCACAGCACAAAAAG GGTAAACTGACAGCGAGGGAGCGGATCGAGCTACTGCTGGATCCCGAGTCCTTCGTGGAATATGACATGTTCGTGGAGCATAGATGCTCCGACTTCGGCATGGAACAGGATCGGaacaag TTTCCAGGGGACAGCGTTGTGACGGGACAGGGCAGAATCAACGGCAGGCTCGTCTACGTTTTCAGTCAG GACTTCACCGTGTTTGGGGGTAGTCTGTCAGGAGCCCATGCACAGAAGATCTGTAAG GTTATGGACCAGGCCATGATGGTGGGCGCGCCGGTCATCGGGTTGAATGACTCTGGAGGGGCCAGGATTCAGGAAGGGGTCGAGTCTCTAGCAGGATATGCAGATATCTTCCTG AGGAATGTGCTGGCGTCAGGTGTAGTGCCCCAGATCTCTATGATCATGGGCCCTTGTGCTGGCGGGGCCGTCTACTCCCCCGCTCTCACAGACTTCACCTTCATGGTCAAG GACACATCATACCTGTTCATCACAGGCCCTGATGTCGTGAAGTCTGTCACCAATGAGGATGTGACGCAGGAGGAATTGGGAGGAgccaagacacacacagcagtgtcCG GTGTGGCGCATTACGCGTTTGAGAACGACGTGGACGCGCTGCTCAACCTCCGAGACTTCTTCAACTTTCTGCCGCTCAGCAATCAGGACGCTGCTCCCGTCATGGAGTCCCATGACCCCAG TGACCGCCTGGTGCCTGCGATGGACACCATCGTCCCCTCCGAGACCACGAAAGCGTACGACATGCTGGACATCATTCATGCG ATCGTGGACGAGAAGAACTTCTTCGAGATCATGCCCAGCTACGCAAAGAACATCGTGGTGGGGTTCGCCCGCATGGACGGGCGCACTGtgggcattgtgggtaatcaGCCCAAAGTGGCTTCAG GCTGTCTAGACATCAACTCTTCGGTGAAAGGCGCTCGGTTTGTGCGTTTCTGCGACGCCTTCAACATTCCCATCATCACCTTTGTGGACGTGCCCGGCTTCCTCCCAG GAACGGCCCAGGAGTACGGAGGCATCATCAGACACGGAGCCAAGCTGCTGTATGCTTTTGCCGAGGCCACCGTGCCCAagatcaccatcatcaccaggAAG GCGTACGGCGGGGCCTATGATGTCATGAGCTCCAAACACCTGAGGGGAGACGTCAACTACGCCTGGCCGTCTGCAGAGGTGGCCGTCATGGGTGCTAAG GGCGCGGTCCAGATCATCTTCAGAGGGAAGGACAGCcaggtggaggctgaggctgaaTATGTGGAGAAGTTCGCCAACCCTTTCCCCGCGGCTGTCCGAG GCTTTGTGGATGACATCATTGAGCCATCGACCACACGGAAGAGGATCTGCAGAGACCTGGAGGTGCTAGCCAGCAAGAAGCAGGCGAACCCCTGGAAGAAGCACGCCAACATGCCCCTGTAG